The following coding sequences lie in one Halogeometricum rufum genomic window:
- the pyk gene encoding pyruvate kinase, giving the protein MRNAKIVCTLGPASDDQSTIRALSDAGMSVARLNASHGTPEHRAEVIDRIRTVDAGTEEPLAAMVDLQGPEVRTAPIDEPIHLATGSEVRFVESDDATPEEVGLSYSIAAAEPGDTVLLDDGRIEATVERVEGDTVVARIDSGGELDSRKGVNLPGVKLDIDLITEGDRRELEVAAEKRADFVAASFVRSAEDVYTISDALENLGADIPVVAKIERAGAVENLEEIIEASYGVMVARGDLGVEMPLEEVPIIQKRIIRRCQATGTPVITATEMLDSMVHSRRPTRAEASDVANAVLDGTDAVMLSGETAIGDNPVRVVQTMDRIVRQIESSAEYDETREQHVPAAEDDSRTEALSRAARYLSRDVNATAIVAASESGYTARKTAKFRPGVPVVATTPNDRVRRQLALSWGVIPKYAAYRNGIDDIMDDAVDAALDADVAESGDTLVVLSGMMTELEGTNTTNMLKVHVAAEAIATGRKVVGGRVAGPLAVSPDGDLSDVPDGAVLALPAEFDGEFDGDAKKLAGIIDARPGMTGYPALVARELDIPMISGAPLPESVEPGTEVTLHAERGVVYEGNVIKHQSDPDR; this is encoded by the coding sequence ATGAGAAACGCGAAAATCGTCTGTACGCTCGGCCCGGCGTCCGACGACCAATCGACGATTCGGGCACTCTCCGACGCGGGGATGAGCGTCGCCCGCCTCAACGCCAGTCACGGCACGCCGGAGCACAGAGCGGAGGTCATCGACCGCATCCGGACGGTCGACGCCGGCACCGAGGAACCCCTCGCCGCGATGGTGGACCTGCAGGGCCCCGAAGTGCGAACCGCACCCATCGACGAGCCGATTCACCTCGCGACGGGCAGCGAAGTCCGATTCGTCGAGAGCGACGACGCGACGCCCGAGGAAGTCGGTCTCTCCTACTCCATCGCCGCCGCCGAACCCGGCGACACCGTCCTCCTCGACGACGGCCGCATCGAGGCGACGGTCGAACGCGTCGAGGGCGACACCGTCGTCGCCCGCATCGACTCGGGCGGCGAACTCGACAGTCGAAAGGGCGTCAACCTCCCCGGCGTCAAACTCGACATCGACCTCATCACCGAGGGCGACCGGCGGGAACTCGAAGTCGCCGCCGAGAAGCGCGCGGACTTCGTTGCGGCGTCGTTCGTTCGCTCGGCCGAAGACGTCTACACCATCAGCGACGCACTCGAGAACCTCGGCGCTGACATCCCCGTCGTCGCGAAGATAGAGCGCGCGGGCGCCGTCGAGAACTTGGAGGAGATAATCGAGGCGTCGTACGGCGTGATGGTCGCCCGGGGAGACCTCGGGGTCGAGATGCCACTCGAAGAGGTGCCCATCATCCAGAAGCGCATCATCCGGCGGTGTCAGGCGACGGGGACGCCCGTCATCACCGCGACGGAGATGCTCGACTCGATGGTCCACTCGCGACGGCCGACCCGCGCGGAGGCGTCGGACGTGGCGAACGCCGTCCTCGACGGGACGGACGCGGTCATGCTCTCGGGCGAGACGGCTATCGGTGACAACCCGGTCCGAGTCGTCCAGACGATGGACCGCATCGTCCGACAGATAGAATCCAGCGCGGAGTACGACGAGACGAGAGAGCAACACGTCCCCGCGGCCGAGGACGACTCCCGGACGGAGGCGCTGTCCCGCGCCGCCCGCTACCTCTCGCGCGACGTGAACGCCACCGCCATCGTCGCCGCCTCCGAGTCGGGGTACACCGCGCGGAAGACGGCGAAGTTCCGCCCCGGCGTGCCCGTCGTCGCCACGACGCCGAACGACCGGGTGCGCCGCCAACTCGCCCTCTCGTGGGGCGTCATCCCGAAGTACGCCGCCTACCGCAACGGCATCGACGACATCATGGACGACGCCGTCGACGCCGCCCTCGACGCCGACGTCGCCGAGTCGGGCGACACCCTCGTCGTCCTCTCGGGGATGATGACGGAGCTAGAGGGGACGAACACGACGAACATGCTCAAGGTCCACGTCGCCGCGGAGGCCATCGCCACCGGGCGGAAAGTCGTCGGCGGCCGGGTCGCCGGTCCGCTGGCCGTCTCGCCGGACGGCGACCTCTCGGACGTCCCCGACGGCGCGGTGCTCGCCCTCCCCGCGGAGTTCGACGGCGAGTTCGACGGCGACGCGAAGAAACTCGCCGGCATCATCGACGCGCGCCCCGGCATGACGGGCTACCCGGCCCTCGTCGCCCGCGAACTCGACATTCCGATGATATCCGGCGCACCGCTGCCCGAGAGCGTCGAACCCGGCACGGAGGTGACGCTCCACGCCGAACGCGGCGTCGTCTACGAGGGTAACGTCATCAAACACCAGTCCGACCCCGACCGATAG
- a CDS encoding cytochrome b family protein has product MDSTARRRPAGGETTTGRPETDGGSTDVRGDGGGIVPADRTPTWAERKARTTGLARLTYEYFERSRHEDEVLREESDYVERDVLAFPTWPHEIVRNSAIASFFVGMILFLSATLPPHIGPPANPSSTPAIILPDWYLYWSFGLLKLDPINPELAVLGGQKLMADRTFGVVANAIVVGVIALVPFLNKGSARRPVEEPFWAAVGVGGVLFAFTVSILAIKNLVPMNPNVLFDLTFIAPVVGGVVTYAVLKTMREGYMYDLNRRYYRLRPPR; this is encoded by the coding sequence ATGGATTCGACGGCACGACGCCGCCCCGCCGGGGGTGAGACGACGACGGGGCGGCCGGAGACGGACGGCGGGAGCACAGACGTGCGCGGCGACGGCGGCGGTATCGTCCCCGCGGACCGGACGCCGACGTGGGCCGAACGGAAGGCGCGGACGACGGGGCTGGCCCGCCTCACGTACGAGTACTTCGAGCGCTCCCGGCACGAGGACGAGGTCCTGCGAGAGGAGTCCGACTACGTCGAACGGGACGTGCTCGCGTTCCCGACGTGGCCGCACGAAATCGTCCGTAACTCCGCCATCGCGAGTTTCTTCGTCGGGATGATACTGTTCCTCTCGGCGACGCTCCCGCCGCACATCGGCCCGCCGGCGAACCCGAGTTCGACGCCGGCCATCATCCTCCCCGACTGGTACCTCTACTGGTCGTTCGGACTGCTCAAACTCGACCCCATCAACCCCGAGTTGGCCGTCCTCGGCGGGCAGAAACTGATGGCCGACCGGACGTTCGGCGTCGTCGCCAACGCCATCGTCGTCGGCGTCATCGCGTTGGTTCCGTTCCTCAACAAGGGGTCGGCGCGACGACCGGTCGAGGAACCGTTCTGGGCCGCCGTCGGCGTCGGCGGCGTCCTGTTCGCGTTCACCGTCAGTATCCTCGCCATCAAGAACCTCGTTCCCATGAACCCGAACGTCCTGTTCGACCTGACGTTCATCGCGCCCGTCGTCGGCGGCGTCGTCACCTACGCGGTGCTGAAGACGATGCGCGAGGGGTACATGTACGACCTGAACCGCCGGTACTACCGCCTCCGCCCGCCGAGGTGA
- the metG gene encoding methionine--tRNA ligase encodes MSHEDFPTENPAVVTCGLPYANGDLHIGHLRTYVGGDIYSRALKRLGQETAFVSGSDMHGTPVAVNAEKEGVTPEEFALRHHETYQETFPKFDVEFDNYGHTHDETNTELTKEIVRTLEAEGYVYEKEIPIAYDPDADQWLPDRYVEGTCPYCGEHARGDECDEGCGRHLEPGEIEAPVSTITGNAAEYRDRSHRFFRVSELQEYLGEFLDRLEGTSNAQNQPREWVEGELQDWCITRDMDWGIDYPGENEDDLVLYVWVDAPIEYISSTKQYTERVGADVFDWEEAWREDGDVVHIIGRDIIQHHTVFWPAMLRATGYVEPRAVMASGFITLNGKGFSTSRNRAVWADEYLEEGFDPALIRYYLATNGGFQQDVDFSWEKFRDRVNNELVGTVGNFLYRSLLFAHREYEGTPDADLSEEVRDRIEGAIDDFAAGVNDYSVREVGNAVVRLAQFGNEYIQQHEPWKLDDGAEKRQVIRDCVQIAKAVAVLFEPVAPGKAELLWDDLNEDGTVHDVGVAAALDAPAASFDEPSELFDKIADERVEELNEKLESRVAATAEETESDESDDESEADVTDELEPLLEDRIGFEEFQELDLRVGEILDAEGIEGADKLAKLTVDIGVEERQIVAGIKQLHDLDDLPGKKVVVVANLEQAELFGVESNGMVLAAGEQADLLTTHDDAEPGTRVK; translated from the coding sequence ATGAGCCACGAAGACTTCCCCACGGAGAACCCGGCGGTGGTGACCTGCGGGTTGCCGTACGCGAACGGCGACCTGCACATCGGCCACCTCCGGACGTACGTCGGCGGCGACATCTACAGTCGCGCGCTGAAACGACTCGGCCAGGAGACGGCGTTCGTCTCGGGGTCGGACATGCACGGGACGCCCGTCGCGGTCAACGCCGAGAAGGAGGGCGTCACGCCCGAGGAGTTCGCGCTCCGCCACCACGAGACGTATCAGGAGACGTTCCCGAAGTTCGACGTCGAGTTCGACAACTACGGCCACACGCACGACGAGACGAACACGGAACTGACGAAGGAGATAGTCCGCACGCTGGAGGCGGAGGGCTACGTCTACGAGAAGGAGATACCCATCGCCTACGACCCCGACGCCGACCAGTGGCTCCCGGACCGCTACGTGGAGGGCACCTGTCCGTACTGCGGCGAACACGCCCGGGGCGACGAGTGCGACGAGGGCTGTGGTCGCCACCTCGAACCCGGCGAGATAGAAGCGCCCGTCTCGACCATCACCGGCAACGCCGCGGAGTACCGCGACCGGAGCCACCGCTTCTTCCGCGTCTCCGAACTGCAGGAGTATCTCGGGGAGTTCCTCGACCGACTGGAGGGGACCTCCAACGCGCAGAACCAGCCGCGCGAGTGGGTCGAGGGCGAACTGCAGGACTGGTGTATCACCCGCGACATGGACTGGGGCATCGACTACCCGGGCGAGAACGAGGACGATTTGGTCCTCTACGTCTGGGTCGACGCGCCCATCGAGTACATCTCCTCGACCAAGCAGTACACGGAACGCGTCGGCGCGGACGTGTTCGACTGGGAGGAGGCGTGGCGTGAGGACGGCGACGTCGTCCACATCATCGGCCGCGACATCATCCAGCACCACACCGTCTTCTGGCCGGCGATGCTGCGCGCGACCGGCTACGTCGAACCGCGCGCCGTCATGGCGTCGGGGTTCATCACGCTGAACGGCAAGGGCTTCTCCACGTCGCGCAACCGCGCCGTCTGGGCCGACGAGTACCTCGAAGAGGGGTTCGACCCCGCGCTCATCCGCTACTACCTCGCCACGAACGGGGGGTTCCAACAGGACGTCGACTTCTCGTGGGAGAAGTTCCGCGACCGGGTGAACAACGAACTCGTCGGCACCGTCGGCAACTTCCTCTACCGGTCGCTGCTGTTCGCCCACCGCGAGTACGAGGGAACGCCGGACGCGGACCTCTCCGAGGAGGTGCGCGACCGCATCGAGGGAGCCATCGACGACTTCGCCGCGGGCGTCAACGACTACTCCGTCCGCGAAGTCGGTAACGCGGTCGTCCGACTCGCCCAGTTCGGCAACGAGTACATCCAGCAGCACGAACCGTGGAAACTCGACGACGGCGCGGAGAAGCGACAGGTCATCCGCGACTGCGTCCAGATAGCGAAGGCCGTCGCCGTCCTCTTCGAACCGGTCGCCCCCGGGAAGGCCGAACTGCTCTGGGACGACCTGAACGAGGACGGGACCGTCCACGACGTGGGCGTGGCGGCGGCACTCGACGCGCCCGCGGCGTCGTTCGACGAACCCTCGGAACTCTTCGACAAGATAGCCGACGAACGCGTCGAAGAACTCAACGAGAAACTCGAGTCGCGCGTCGCCGCGACGGCGGAGGAAACCGAAAGTGACGAGTCCGACGACGAGAGCGAAGCGGACGTGACAGACGAACTCGAACCGCTTCTCGAAGACCGAATCGGCTTCGAGGAGTTCCAAGAACTCGACCTGCGCGTCGGCGAGATTCTCGACGCCGAGGGTATCGAGGGCGCGGACAAACTCGCCAAACTGACCGTCGACATCGGCGTCGAGGAACGCCAGATAGTCGCGGGCATCAAGCAACTGCACGACCTCGACGACCTGCCCGGGAAGAAGGTCGTCGTCGTCGCCAACTTGGAGCAGGCCGAACTGTTCGGCGTCGAGTCGAACGGGATGGTGCTGGCCGCGGGCGAACAGGCCGACCTGCTCACGACGCACGACGACGCCGAACCCGGGACGCGGGTCAAGTAA
- a CDS encoding CNNM domain-containing protein, translating to MDLPLVAFGTASVVVLLLFSAFFSSSETAIFSLPVAWIDDRAATGDRRAVTLRRLREDPHRLLVTILVGNNLVNVAISSIVTVLLVEHVSAGVAVTAATLVVGSVVLVFGEIVPKSFGLGNARRWSLTVARPVSLVERSISPLVGLFDALTRRLTAWLGGETDIEKPYVE from the coding sequence ATGGACCTCCCACTCGTCGCGTTCGGCACCGCCTCGGTCGTCGTCCTGTTGCTGTTCAGCGCCTTCTTCTCCAGTTCGGAGACGGCGATATTCTCCCTCCCGGTCGCGTGGATAGACGACCGGGCCGCGACCGGGGACCGACGCGCCGTGACGCTGCGACGACTCCGCGAGGACCCGCACCGACTGCTCGTCACCATCCTCGTCGGCAACAACCTGGTGAACGTCGCCATCTCCAGCATCGTCACCGTCCTCCTCGTCGAGCACGTCTCCGCGGGCGTCGCCGTCACCGCCGCGACGCTGGTCGTCGGGTCCGTCGTCCTCGTGTTCGGCGAAATCGTCCCGAAGTCGTTCGGGCTGGGTAACGCGCGGCGCTGGTCGCTCACCGTCGCCCGTCCCGTCTCGCTGGTCGAGCGAAGCATCTCACCGCTCGTGGGTCTGTTCGACGCGCTCACGCGCCGACTGACGGCGTGGCTCGGCGGCGAGACGGACATCGAGAAGCCGTACGTCGAGTGA
- a CDS encoding YqaA family protein: MLPVLASGVSELLASGGLPSIWPDFGWLSTAVETATGWFGLAIIFVYSFLIAFALPGVSEIVLFAPLELGLSNTARLALIMFVSGVGKAAGSVFAFHIGQEAKSSGFVERRLRRSRFDVMEWTERKTLEIAQKWGYAGLAAALCVPGFPDTLSIYAFSVLEEDYLKFALATFVGSVGRLVFTVVTLSGVGVTF, encoded by the coding sequence GTGTTACCGGTACTCGCGAGCGGCGTCTCCGAACTCCTCGCGTCCGGCGGACTGCCGAGCATCTGGCCGGACTTCGGCTGGCTCTCCACTGCCGTCGAGACGGCGACGGGGTGGTTCGGGCTCGCCATCATCTTCGTCTACTCCTTCCTCATCGCCTTCGCCCTCCCCGGCGTGAGCGAAATCGTCCTGTTCGCCCCGCTGGAGTTGGGGCTGTCCAACACCGCCCGCCTCGCCCTCATCATGTTCGTCAGCGGCGTCGGCAAGGCCGCCGGGAGCGTCTTCGCGTTCCACATCGGACAGGAGGCCAAGAGCTCCGGGTTCGTGGAGCGACGCCTCCGCCGGTCCCGGTTCGACGTGATGGAGTGGACCGAGCGGAAGACGCTCGAGATAGCCCAGAAGTGGGGCTACGCCGGGTTGGCCGCCGCGCTCTGCGTGCCGGGGTTCCCCGACACGCTGTCGATATACGCGTTCTCCGTCCTCGAGGAGGACTACCTGAAGTTCGCCCTCGCCACGTTCGTCGGCAGCGTCGGCCGGTTGGTGTTCACCGTCGTCACCCTGTCGGGCGTCGGAGTGACGTTCTGA
- the mfnA gene encoding tyrosine decarboxylase MfnA — protein sequence MQRSVPQTFDRVLSSMCTDPHPAARAAAERFLATNPGDPATYRDVAELEADAVATLGEMTGLADPHGYVTSGGTEANVQAVRAARNRRRGDVSDPNVVAPESAHFSFNKAADVLDVELRLVPTDDDHRADVGAVRAAVDDDTVLVVGVAGTTEFGRVDPIPELAAVAHDAGAFLHVDAAWGGFLLPFTDRAWSFAHAPVDSLTVDPHKCGQACIPAGGLLFRDRSGLDSLAVETPYLESTSQATLTGTRSGAGVASAAAAMDELWPDGYRREYERAADLASWFAGELRSRGFDVVDPELPLVAADVSDSLFAALRDREWRVSRTDAGHLRVVCMPHVTREALSSFLADVDAVR from the coding sequence ATGCAGCGGTCCGTGCCGCAGACGTTCGACCGCGTCCTCTCGTCGATGTGCACCGACCCGCACCCGGCGGCCCGCGCCGCCGCGGAGCGGTTTCTCGCCACCAACCCCGGCGACCCCGCGACGTACCGCGACGTCGCCGAGTTGGAGGCCGACGCCGTCGCCACTCTCGGAGAGATGACCGGCCTCGCCGACCCGCACGGCTACGTCACCAGCGGCGGGACGGAGGCCAACGTGCAGGCGGTCCGAGCGGCGCGAAACCGACGCCGCGGCGACGTCTCCGACCCGAACGTCGTCGCCCCCGAGAGCGCGCACTTCTCGTTCAACAAGGCCGCCGACGTACTCGACGTGGAACTCCGCCTCGTCCCGACGGACGACGACCACCGCGCGGACGTGGGGGCCGTCCGCGCCGCCGTGGACGACGACACCGTCCTCGTCGTCGGCGTCGCCGGCACCACCGAGTTCGGCCGCGTGGACCCCATCCCCGAACTCGCCGCCGTGGCCCACGACGCCGGTGCCTTCCTGCACGTCGACGCCGCGTGGGGCGGGTTCCTCCTCCCGTTCACCGACCGCGCGTGGAGTTTCGCGCACGCGCCGGTCGACTCGCTCACCGTCGACCCGCACAAGTGCGGGCAGGCGTGCATCCCCGCCGGCGGCCTCCTGTTCCGCGACCGGAGCGGGCTGGACTCGCTGGCCGTCGAGACGCCGTACCTCGAATCCACCTCGCAGGCGACGCTGACGGGCACCCGAAGCGGTGCGGGCGTCGCCTCCGCCGCGGCGGCGATGGACGAACTCTGGCCCGACGGCTACCGCCGCGAGTACGAACGCGCCGCCGACCTCGCCTCGTGGTTCGCGGGCGAACTCCGGTCGCGCGGGTTCGACGTGGTCGACCCCGAACTGCCGCTGGTCGCCGCCGACGTCTCCGACTCGCTGTTCGCGGCGCTTCGTGACCGCGAGTGGCGCGTCTCGCGCACCGACGCGGGCCACCTCCGCGTCGTCTGCATGCCGCACGTCACCCGCGAGGCGCTCTCGTCGTTCCTCGCCGACGTGGACGCAGTACGCTGA
- the ppsA gene encoding phosphoenolpyruvate synthase has product MAVVWLDDVRADDLGTVGGKGASLGELTSAGLPVPPGFVVTAGTYRSFIEDAGIDEELFDAVDVDHEDSAALKQAHERAHELIMETPVPDAVGEEILAAYEDVGDGEAFVAVRSSATAEDLPDASFAGQQETFLNVQRDALIERVKECWASLFSQRAIYYRNRKGFPHHEVDIAVVVQEMVDAEKSGVMFTSHPSTGEPRIIIEAAWGLGEAVVSGSVSPDNYVVDRESGEVETATVADKKMMMEKDVETGQTVEREVSDDKRSARVLDEDEIGRLVELGERVEDHYGEPQDVEWAIYDGDVYMLQSRPITTISDGEEEAAQAAAGDGGAANGQAGETSGDMILRGLGASPGIAAGNARIVTKLDHLDQVSDGDIIVTEMTMPDMVPAMKRAAGIVTDEGGMTSHAAIVSRELGVPAVVGTGSATREIEEGQPITIDGDKGTVREGAELKEEQREPIEEARPKTPVKPMTATEVKVNVSIPEAAERAAATGADGVGLLRIEHMVLSLGKTPEKYIADNGERAFVEELVEGVRGVAEEFYPRPVRVRTLDAPTDEFRQLEGGDDEPREHNPMLGYRGIRRSLDKPEIFKHELEAFRRLFEMGYDNVEVMFPLVNDAEDVLQAKNLMAEAGIDPDKREWGVMIETPASALGVEEMAESGLDFVSFGTNDLTQYTLAVDRNNENVADRFDELHPAVLKLIGDTIETCREVGVKTSICGQAASKPQMVQFLVNEGISSISANIDAVRDVQHEVKRVEQRLVLDSVR; this is encoded by the coding sequence ATGGCTGTAGTTTGGCTGGACGACGTACGCGCCGACGACTTGGGCACAGTCGGCGGAAAAGGTGCCTCACTCGGCGAACTTACCTCCGCGGGTCTCCCCGTCCCGCCGGGGTTCGTCGTGACCGCCGGGACGTACCGTTCGTTCATCGAGGACGCGGGTATCGACGAGGAACTCTTCGACGCCGTCGACGTGGACCACGAGGACTCCGCGGCGTTGAAGCAAGCGCACGAACGGGCACACGAACTCATCATGGAGACGCCGGTTCCCGACGCCGTCGGCGAGGAGATTCTCGCCGCCTACGAGGACGTCGGGGACGGCGAGGCGTTCGTCGCCGTCAGGTCGTCGGCGACGGCCGAAGACCTCCCGGACGCGTCGTTCGCCGGACAGCAAGAGACGTTCCTGAACGTCCAGCGAGACGCCCTCATCGAACGAGTCAAGGAGTGCTGGGCGTCGCTGTTCTCCCAGCGCGCGATATACTACCGGAATCGGAAGGGGTTCCCCCACCACGAAGTCGACATCGCCGTCGTCGTCCAGGAGATGGTGGACGCCGAGAAGTCCGGCGTGATGTTCACCTCGCACCCCTCCACGGGCGAACCGCGCATCATCATCGAGGCCGCCTGGGGCCTCGGCGAGGCCGTCGTCTCGGGGTCCGTCTCGCCCGACAACTACGTCGTCGACCGCGAGTCTGGCGAGGTCGAGACGGCCACCGTCGCGGACAAGAAGATGATGATGGAGAAGGACGTCGAGACCGGGCAGACGGTCGAACGCGAGGTCTCCGACGACAAGCGGAGCGCCCGCGTCCTCGACGAGGACGAAATCGGCCGACTGGTCGAACTCGGCGAACGCGTCGAGGACCACTACGGCGAACCGCAGGACGTCGAGTGGGCCATCTACGACGGCGACGTGTACATGCTCCAGTCGCGGCCCATCACGACCATCTCCGACGGCGAGGAGGAGGCGGCGCAGGCGGCCGCCGGCGACGGCGGGGCCGCGAACGGACAGGCCGGCGAGACGTCGGGAGACATGATACTCCGCGGCCTCGGCGCGAGTCCCGGCATCGCCGCCGGCAACGCCCGCATCGTCACCAAACTCGACCACCTCGACCAGGTGTCGGACGGCGACATCATCGTCACCGAGATGACGATGCCGGACATGGTACCCGCGATGAAGCGCGCGGCGGGCATCGTCACCGACGAGGGCGGGATGACCTCGCACGCGGCCATCGTCTCGCGCGAACTCGGCGTCCCCGCCGTCGTCGGCACCGGGTCGGCCACCCGCGAGATAGAGGAGGGTCAGCCCATCACCATCGACGGCGACAAGGGGACCGTCAGAGAGGGGGCCGAACTGAAAGAGGAGCAACGCGAACCCATCGAGGAGGCGCGGCCGAAGACGCCCGTCAAGCCGATGACCGCCACGGAGGTGAAGGTGAACGTCTCCATCCCCGAGGCCGCCGAACGCGCCGCCGCCACCGGCGCCGACGGCGTCGGCTTGCTCCGCATCGAGCACATGGTGCTCTCACTGGGCAAGACCCCCGAGAAGTACATCGCCGACAACGGCGAACGCGCCTTCGTCGAAGAACTCGTCGAGGGCGTCCGCGGCGTCGCCGAGGAGTTCTACCCGCGACCCGTCCGCGTCCGCACCCTCGACGCGCCCACCGACGAGTTCCGACAGTTGGAGGGCGGCGACGACGAACCGCGCGAGCACAACCCGATGCTCGGCTACCGCGGCATCCGCCGCAGTCTCGACAAGCCCGAGATATTCAAGCACGAACTGGAGGCGTTCCGCCGCCTGTTCGAGATGGGCTACGACAACGTCGAGGTGATGTTCCCCCTCGTCAACGACGCCGAGGACGTCCTGCAGGCGAAGAACCTGATGGCGGAGGCCGGCATCGACCCGGACAAGCGCGAGTGGGGCGTGATGATAGAGACGCCCGCGTCCGCACTCGGCGTCGAGGAGATGGCCGAGTCGGGACTCGACTTCGTCTCGTTCGGGACGAACGACCTGACGCAGTACACCCTCGCCGTCGACCGGAACAACGAGAACGTCGCCGACCGGTTCGACGAACTGCACCCCGCCGTCCTGAAACTCATCGGCGACACCATCGAGACCTGTCGCGAGGTGGGCGTGAAGACGAGCATCTGCGGACAGGCGGCGTCGAAGCCGCAGATGGTCCAGTTCCTCGTCAACGAGGGTATCTCTTCCATCTCCGCGAACATCGACGCCGTGCGCGACGTGCAACACGAGGTCAAGCGGGTCGAACAGCGACTCGTCCTCGACTCGGTGCGCTAG
- a CDS encoding J domain-containing protein — translation MLLDWVSLVPGWLVFGVVGGLVASVFVAGVFVVGGRLFPDEPISRGSIDGAGRRRMEIRDYLREIGEPFAEDHPIHGETVEFYLPGRDVAVTFDAQAYFRLERAGTYTVLCEHEMPARGLGRRFPFEVPELEQRPPAPDDPVATAFDHLDLPQSASPSEVKSAYREKVKTAHPDHGGSQSEFQRLQEAYATAREHAERAIAS, via the coding sequence GTGCTGCTCGACTGGGTATCGCTGGTGCCGGGATGGCTCGTCTTCGGCGTCGTCGGCGGACTCGTCGCCTCCGTGTTCGTGGCCGGCGTGTTCGTCGTCGGCGGCCGTCTGTTCCCCGACGAGCCGATTTCGCGGGGGAGTATCGACGGTGCCGGCCGTCGCCGGATGGAGATACGCGACTACCTTCGAGAGATAGGCGAACCGTTCGCAGAGGACCACCCGATTCACGGCGAGACGGTCGAGTTCTACCTCCCGGGGCGCGACGTGGCCGTCACGTTCGACGCGCAGGCCTACTTCCGCCTCGAACGCGCCGGGACGTACACGGTGCTGTGCGAACACGAGATGCCCGCCCGCGGACTCGGCCGCCGCTTCCCGTTCGAGGTTCCGGAACTCGAACAGCGCCCGCCCGCCCCCGACGACCCCGTCGCGACGGCGTTCGACCACCTCGACCTCCCGCAGAGCGCCAGTCCGTCGGAGGTCAAGAGCGCCTACCGCGAGAAGGTGAAGACGGCTCACCCCGACCACGGCGGGTCGCAGTCGGAGTTCCAGCGACTGCAGGAGGCGTACGCGACGGCCAGAGAACACGCGGAGCGGGCGATAGCCTCCTGA
- a CDS encoding DUF7839 domain-containing protein yields MSGALEDKRTATRLRILVEIADRQPAVSQGEVAEAVGVTSQAVSEYTRQLVEDGYVEKEGRSRYRVTKEGVDWLFQEAKDLRRFADHVTDDVLESVQEDAAIATEDVAAGETVTLTLRRGLLHATPGEGGPATGVATTDAEAGEDVSITGFEGVIEMDPGGVTVVQVPPARSGGSRALDGASLAAACDDADVVVAAGVEAVVALRKADVDVETSLAAGDVAAEAAARGLESVVVATTDLVGRVTDALRDGDVLYEVTEAARAAE; encoded by the coding sequence ATGAGCGGTGCCCTCGAAGACAAACGGACGGCGACGCGTCTGCGTATCCTCGTCGAAATCGCCGACCGACAGCCAGCGGTGAGTCAGGGCGAAGTCGCCGAGGCGGTGGGCGTGACGAGTCAGGCCGTCAGCGAGTACACGCGGCAACTCGTCGAGGACGGGTACGTCGAGAAGGAGGGTCGGTCGCGGTACCGCGTCACGAAGGAGGGGGTCGACTGGCTGTTTCAGGAGGCCAAGGACCTCCGGCGGTTCGCCGACCACGTCACCGACGACGTGTTGGAGAGCGTCCAGGAGGACGCCGCCATCGCCACCGAGGACGTGGCCGCCGGCGAGACGGTGACGCTCACGCTCCGCAGGGGACTCCTGCACGCGACGCCCGGCGAGGGCGGCCCGGCCACCGGCGTGGCGACGACGGACGCCGAGGCGGGCGAGGACGTGAGCATCACCGGCTTCGAGGGCGTCATCGAGATGGACCCCGGCGGCGTCACCGTCGTTCAGGTGCCCCCCGCGCGTTCGGGCGGCAGTCGCGCCCTCGACGGGGCGTCGCTGGCGGCGGCGTGCGACGACGCGGACGTGGTCGTCGCCGCGGGCGTCGAAGCCGTCGTCGCCCTGCGGAAGGCGGACGTCGACGTCGAGACGTCGCTGGCGGCGGGCGACGTGGCGGCCGAAGCGGCGGCGCGCGGCCTCGAGAGCGTCGTCGTGGCGACGACGGACCTCGTTGGGCGCGTGACGGACGCCCTCCGCGACGGTGACGTCCTCTACGAGGTGACGGAGGCGGCGCGCGCGGCGGAGTGA